One segment of Gopherus flavomarginatus isolate rGopFla2 chromosome 8, rGopFla2.mat.asm, whole genome shotgun sequence DNA contains the following:
- the LOC127056201 gene encoding LOW QUALITY PROTEIN: G-protein coupled receptor 55-like (The sequence of the model RefSeq protein was modified relative to this genomic sequence to represent the inferred CDS: inserted 2 bases in 1 codon): protein MNANNSSKECVFEHVDTIMKYLQLVIYIPTFILGLILNLLAXYGFSAAFGRKWTESSIYMINLALMDLLVLFSLPFKMYYSVQEGRWFLCTFMESLYFVNMYGSIFLIACISLDRYIAIRHPLKARIFRSPRRAGMICCCVWVIVWLGSIPIHNFKNTDKFNCFHNMSEETWSMPVIFSVEIFGFLIPFTVMVYCSVKIIQTLLKYNNQQEKRAEQVTSVWIIAANLIVFMVCFTPVHLGIFLQFLVKRNIIVDCSVKQSISLFIQLAMCLANINCCLDAICYYFAAKEFRKKTYFRDLAKPFYVSQTSAGRLNFMLENNVVSSDKTCQIDF, encoded by the exons ATGAATGCCAACAACTCCAGCAAGGAATGCGTCTTTGAGCATGTTGATACCATAATGAAATATCTCCAGCTAGTGATCTACATACCTACTTTCATTCTTGGTTTGATTCTCAATTTGCTAGC CTATGGGTTTTCTGCTGCTTTTGGAAGAAAATGGACAGAATCATCAATCTACATGATAAACCTTGCTCTTATGGATCTTcttgttcttttctctcttcctttcaagATGTACTACTCCGTACAAGAGGGGCGGTGGTTCTTGTGCACATTTATGGAATCTCTCTATTTTGTCAATATGTATGGAAGTATTTTCCTTATTGCCTGCATTAGCTTGGACAGATATATTGCTATCAGGCATCCTTTAAAAGCTAGGATTTTCCGATCCCCTAGGAGGGCAGGCATGATATGCTGCTGTGTTTGGGTTATAGTTTGGCTTGGCAGCATCCCCATACATAACTTTAAAAACACTGATAAGTTCAACTGCTTCCACAATATGTCAGAGGAGACATGGAGCATGCCAGTCATCTTTTCTGTTGAAATCTTTGGATTTCTCATCCCATTTACTGTGATGGTTTATTGTTCTGTTAAGATCATCCAGACTCTTCTAAAATACAACAACCAACAAGAAAAGAGGGCTGAACAAGTTACCAGTGTATGGATCATTGCAGCCAATCTCATAGTGTTCATGGTTTGCTTCACACCAGTCCATCTGGGGATCTTTCTACAGTTCCTGGTAAAGCGGAACATCATTGTGGACTGCAGTGTAAAACAAAGTATTAGCCTCTTCATTCAGCTGGCGATGTGTTTAGCCAACATCAACTGCTGTCTGGATGCCATCTGTTACTACTTTGCTGCAAAAGAGTTTCGCAAGAAAACTTATTTCAGGGATTTAGCAAAACCATTTTATGTCTCTCAGACTAGTGCTGGAAGATTGAACTTCATGCTAGAGAATAATGTCGTTTCCTCAGACAAAACTTGTCAAATAGATTTCTGA